The following coding sequences lie in one Myxococcus xanthus genomic window:
- a CDS encoding DUF4388 domain-containing protein → MVCAPMARLLIVEDNHELASLIVALAQSRGHDAKAAATGEAALESLGPGQHWDAALVDLLLPDIRGSEVLAALRAHGIPAIAVSGVYKGDRFAQEAVQVHGARTFFEKPFELITVMEALEQAGGVAPQPRAPPPIAESVLLDELLDAEDLIVLEEFPPESGDAAEPLQVVPSTDPLPEPADAEHALPLPFGRREQVWSESTAPSTPPPPKRALPEWSLGGVLGDATVARLLNAYYEARHHGELKLQQGQVLKVVYFESGRVVYAASNLAAERFGRFCIRQGVLPEARLAEVTAFAKEHGLRTGEALLRMGLMDAAQRKQLLVEQVKEIIWSTFTWKDGGFGFSAMRPRRTDLVKLSVFPGDLVLEGVAKTETLVTLRQHMSRSRRLFPTADAPYGLHELKLEGAQALVLAYADGSKTVEDLLALTDLPERQTLATLRGLELLGVLEERPDTPSRRHRISFGL, encoded by the coding sequence ATGGTCTGCGCGCCCATGGCGCGACTGCTCATCGTCGAAGACAACCACGAGTTGGCCTCCCTCATCGTCGCCCTGGCGCAAAGCCGGGGACACGACGCGAAGGCCGCGGCCACTGGCGAGGCCGCGCTGGAGTCCCTTGGCCCCGGACAACACTGGGACGCGGCCCTGGTGGACCTGCTGCTCCCGGACATCCGGGGCAGCGAGGTGCTGGCCGCGCTGCGTGCCCATGGCATCCCCGCCATCGCCGTCAGCGGTGTGTACAAAGGGGACCGTTTCGCCCAGGAGGCCGTGCAGGTCCACGGCGCCCGGACCTTCTTCGAGAAGCCGTTCGAGCTCATCACCGTCATGGAGGCCCTGGAGCAGGCCGGTGGCGTTGCACCTCAACCCCGCGCTCCCCCGCCCATCGCGGAGAGCGTGCTGCTGGACGAGCTGCTCGATGCCGAGGACCTCATCGTGCTGGAAGAGTTCCCCCCTGAGTCCGGCGACGCCGCCGAGCCCCTGCAGGTCGTCCCCAGTACGGACCCGTTGCCAGAGCCCGCGGACGCGGAGCACGCCCTCCCCCTGCCCTTCGGCAGGCGCGAGCAGGTCTGGAGCGAAAGCACCGCGCCTTCGACTCCGCCGCCGCCCAAGCGCGCGCTGCCCGAGTGGTCCCTGGGCGGCGTCCTGGGGGACGCCACCGTCGCGCGGCTGCTCAACGCCTATTACGAGGCCCGCCACCACGGCGAGCTGAAGCTTCAGCAGGGCCAGGTGCTCAAGGTCGTCTACTTCGAGTCTGGCCGCGTCGTGTACGCCGCGTCCAACCTCGCCGCCGAGCGCTTCGGCCGCTTCTGCATCCGCCAGGGAGTGCTGCCCGAGGCCCGGCTCGCCGAGGTCACCGCCTTCGCGAAGGAGCACGGCCTGCGCACCGGCGAGGCCCTGCTGCGCATGGGCCTGATGGATGCGGCCCAGCGAAAGCAGCTGCTGGTGGAGCAGGTGAAGGAAATCATCTGGTCCACCTTCACGTGGAAGGACGGCGGCTTCGGCTTCAGTGCCATGCGCCCCCGCCGCACGGACCTGGTGAAGCTGTCCGTCTTCCCCGGTGACCTGGTGCTGGAGGGCGTGGCGAAGACGGAGACGCTGGTGACGCTGCGTCAGCACATGTCGCGCTCGCGCCGGCTGTTCCCCACCGCCGATGCGCCCTACGGCCTGCACGAGCTGAAGCTCGAAGGGGCCCAGGCCCTGGTGCTGGCGTATGCGGACGGCAGCAAGACGGTGGAGGACCTGCTCGCCCTCACCGACCTGCCGGAGCGGCAGACGCTGGCCACGCTGCGGGGACTGGAGCTCCTCGGTGTACTGGAGGAGCGGCCCGACACGCCGAGCCGCCGTCACCGCATCAGCTTCGGGCTGTAA
- a CDS encoding general secretion pathway protein GspE, with amino-acid sequence MRLGEQLLKDGLVTVEGLEEALEAQVVHGGRLGTNLVELGLLSEVDLAKTLGKVHNSAFASGEMVPDPKAMELVSSNHADDKEYLPMRVDATRLSIAVVNPHDFATLDGIAFKTGKRVVAVVIPEFRMNQLLRRYCKAFRPLRAIDMNAVRPRPSAGSQAELAKAAETPPDLMSEEEFQSVYASALRGGADYDGDMGEEEIITGVEVLEAAPEPVAPVPPPATVRPQAPVAPPTPQAIVVPPQMVQPPVPPPAPELGGTPLPVQVPRAPEPPPTPLTFAEAQAELARSSDREDVARTVLRFALGKWKRNLLLSVQGSLVTGWHGMGTGVRDAVVRRIGVPLREQSTFRLVRDTRSHYIGPVRRDAAMGVFYKLLGDGFPKTAVILPLLVRGKVVHLLYVDNGPDQLTPPDVGELLILSQSVGRSYEAMMRRRKSA; translated from the coding sequence ATGCGCCTGGGTGAACAGCTCCTGAAGGATGGTCTCGTCACCGTCGAGGGACTCGAAGAAGCGCTCGAGGCCCAGGTGGTGCATGGCGGGCGGCTGGGAACGAACCTGGTGGAGCTGGGCCTGCTGTCGGAGGTGGACCTGGCGAAGACGCTGGGGAAGGTCCACAACAGCGCGTTCGCGTCCGGGGAGATGGTTCCGGACCCCAAGGCGATGGAGCTGGTCTCCTCGAACCACGCGGACGACAAGGAGTACCTGCCCATGCGGGTGGACGCGACGCGGCTGAGCATCGCCGTCGTGAACCCGCACGACTTCGCGACGCTGGACGGGATTGCCTTCAAGACGGGCAAGCGCGTGGTGGCGGTGGTCATCCCCGAGTTCCGGATGAACCAGCTGCTGCGCCGCTATTGCAAGGCGTTCCGGCCGCTGCGCGCCATTGACATGAACGCGGTGCGGCCTCGTCCCTCAGCGGGCTCGCAGGCCGAGCTGGCCAAGGCCGCGGAGACGCCGCCAGATTTGATGAGCGAGGAGGAGTTCCAGTCCGTCTACGCCTCCGCCCTGCGCGGTGGCGCCGACTACGACGGGGACATGGGCGAGGAGGAGATCATCACCGGCGTGGAGGTGCTGGAGGCCGCGCCCGAGCCGGTGGCGCCCGTGCCTCCGCCCGCGACGGTCCGGCCGCAGGCGCCCGTGGCTCCGCCGACGCCTCAGGCCATCGTCGTGCCGCCGCAGATGGTTCAGCCGCCTGTGCCGCCTCCGGCGCCCGAGCTGGGCGGCACGCCGCTCCCTGTGCAGGTGCCGCGCGCACCGGAGCCGCCGCCGACGCCGCTGACCTTCGCGGAAGCGCAGGCGGAGCTGGCGCGCAGCTCGGACCGCGAGGACGTGGCGCGCACGGTGCTGCGCTTCGCGCTGGGCAAGTGGAAGCGGAACCTGCTGCTGTCGGTGCAGGGCAGCCTCGTGACGGGCTGGCATGGCATGGGGACGGGCGTTCGCGACGCGGTGGTGCGCCGCATCGGCGTGCCGCTGCGGGAGCAGAGCACCTTCCGGCTCGTGCGGGACACGCGCTCGCACTACATCGGGCCCGTCCGCCGCGATGCGGCCATGGGCGTGTTCTACAAGCTGCTGGGTGATGGGTTCCCGAAGACGGCCGTCATCCTTCCGCTGCTGGTGCGCGGCAAGGTCGTGCACCTGCTCTACGTGGACAACGGCCCGGACCAGCTCACTCCGCCCGACGTGGGCGAGTTGCTCATCCTCTCGCAGAGCGTGGGCCGCTCGTACGAGGCGATGATGCGGCGCCGCAAGAGCGCGTAG
- a CDS encoding MYXO-CTERM sorting domain-containing protein, producing the protein MRPLVIISLCLGVATAARAEWDVTEVPGIARTVDVFAPGDYSVSTSTQTELYENGIQSVVFLHSDVFGTFLSPMGCFAVVVRPGDIISHQNCRAAGNIIPPDPVNTVVGIRRVKHTPSGTGYASVGLSDGGLSLLTASAGLAGPTPWAQLSVDAGLLSSTDVLGVVETSDGAPHALFSVTGVSRTEFLWYTRDRRQAQMVVPPLLTSQSPRTVDLFAGSGPYPIALFGNSDGLFRGQLDPAGTTFSTVMLPDSMPVSITSVDVNTGNGSVHGEGFGLAVGVGTNGEPVVLGAVPASSADNAGTQWRFHPAFEGSALPGASQATPLEVSCIGSSFCLFILDQPGFNVVTYFNAHAPVLDVGPSPIVVNETGTATARFTATDADFDAVRVSVDASSAPGSDLVGVNIVEHPDQLDVTLVPQRPVCRDEEGLLRVYASDGLASHDVQSTVAYRVVNTQGPARPTVVPSRESTTASGASRVFTAQPAMEACPAVRYVWSPVSGQSGAPPLSTDGGAQATFTPPEVLCQASGASYAYEVRGVDEGGLTSSAVAIFTVDVAPWGRPLVPFASGWERTLTSGPGANVDVVPDALHTCEGTPGLPTVDTEWRLSASGSGIPDGVTLRTAGGAAVTLDSPVSSERLRVEAAECAHGTLALTARNRIPVTGGGTQDSADAELRVRVEPSLEDVATGSLELGVVPSGEGHVDIALDTSLNCVDARTLKARMFLETLGGEALDSAVVPVPGTWRPALPQSCTVESYRVRGELFDDSEGPVREGGRAQAEIPNQPLPARLGELEAGALVARCGEGASATLTQTIPANACGDVAISWSQVAGPALSEVSLAGPSVTVSTQETGLEALVGQAITLRVLADAGGSNTATTDYVLPITSERFVDVRHAMESPTASEKGLVGVVVELRNTSECEVGGLRYLENVDGLEWVPGSVKLDGVAVEAQAMDGGFRVEDIRLPAQGTRTLTYVGRSPLLSTPRLGGEMTLNGVPVSGDASVPPPTSGCGCSGGGSGAAVFGLAALARVLRRRK; encoded by the coding sequence GTGCGTCCCCTCGTCATCATCAGCCTCTGCCTGGGTGTGGCCACCGCGGCACGCGCCGAATGGGACGTGACGGAGGTGCCGGGCATCGCCCGCACGGTGGACGTCTTCGCTCCGGGCGACTACTCGGTGAGCACCTCGACGCAGACGGAGCTGTACGAGAACGGCATCCAGTCCGTTGTCTTCCTGCACAGCGACGTCTTCGGCACGTTCCTGTCTCCGATGGGCTGCTTCGCCGTCGTCGTGCGCCCTGGTGACATCATCAGTCACCAGAACTGCCGTGCGGCTGGCAACATCATCCCCCCGGACCCGGTGAACACCGTGGTGGGCATCCGGCGGGTGAAGCACACCCCGTCCGGTACGGGCTATGCCTCGGTGGGCCTCTCCGACGGTGGGCTCTCACTGCTGACGGCGTCAGCGGGGCTCGCAGGCCCCACCCCCTGGGCGCAGCTGAGCGTCGACGCGGGCCTCCTGTCCTCCACGGACGTGCTGGGCGTGGTGGAGACATCGGATGGCGCGCCCCATGCGCTCTTCAGTGTCACCGGCGTCTCCCGGACGGAGTTCCTCTGGTACACGCGGGACAGGCGTCAGGCGCAGATGGTCGTGCCGCCGCTGCTGACCAGCCAGTCCCCGCGTACGGTGGACCTCTTCGCCGGAAGCGGGCCGTATCCCATCGCGTTGTTCGGCAATTCGGACGGCCTGTTCCGTGGACAGCTGGACCCGGCCGGGACGACCTTCTCCACCGTGATGTTGCCCGACAGCATGCCCGTCAGCATCACCTCGGTGGACGTGAACACGGGCAACGGCAGCGTCCATGGCGAGGGCTTCGGCCTCGCGGTGGGCGTGGGGACCAACGGGGAGCCAGTGGTGCTGGGGGCCGTGCCCGCGAGCAGCGCGGACAACGCGGGGACTCAGTGGCGGTTCCACCCGGCCTTCGAGGGCTCGGCGCTTCCGGGCGCTTCGCAGGCGACGCCGCTCGAGGTGTCGTGCATCGGCTCCTCGTTCTGCCTGTTCATCCTGGACCAGCCGGGCTTCAACGTCGTGACGTACTTCAACGCCCACGCCCCCGTGCTGGACGTGGGGCCCTCGCCCATCGTGGTGAACGAAACGGGGACGGCGACGGCCCGGTTCACCGCCACCGACGCCGACTTCGATGCGGTGCGCGTGTCGGTGGATGCATCGTCAGCGCCGGGCTCCGACCTGGTTGGCGTCAACATCGTCGAGCACCCCGACCAGCTCGACGTGACGCTCGTTCCGCAGCGGCCCGTCTGCAGGGACGAAGAGGGGCTCCTGCGGGTCTACGCCTCGGACGGGCTCGCGTCCCACGATGTGCAGTCCACGGTGGCCTACCGGGTGGTGAACACCCAAGGGCCCGCGCGCCCCACGGTGGTGCCCTCACGGGAGTCGACCACCGCGTCGGGCGCGTCGCGGGTGTTCACCGCGCAGCCGGCGATGGAAGCCTGTCCGGCGGTGCGCTACGTCTGGTCTCCCGTCTCGGGACAGTCGGGCGCACCGCCGCTCTCCACCGATGGCGGCGCCCAGGCGACCTTCACGCCGCCGGAGGTGCTGTGCCAGGCGTCGGGTGCCAGCTACGCGTACGAGGTCCGTGGCGTGGACGAAGGTGGCCTGACGTCCAGCGCCGTCGCCATCTTCACCGTGGACGTCGCGCCCTGGGGCCGGCCGCTGGTGCCCTTCGCCTCGGGCTGGGAGCGGACGCTCACGTCGGGTCCAGGGGCCAACGTGGATGTGGTCCCCGATGCGCTGCACACCTGCGAGGGGACGCCCGGATTGCCGACCGTGGACACGGAGTGGCGGCTGAGCGCTTCCGGTTCGGGCATTCCCGACGGTGTCACCTTGAGGACCGCAGGCGGAGCGGCCGTCACGTTGGACTCGCCGGTGTCGAGCGAGCGCCTGCGCGTCGAGGCTGCGGAGTGCGCGCACGGGACGCTGGCCCTCACCGCCAGGAATCGGATTCCCGTCACCGGCGGTGGCACGCAGGACAGCGCTGACGCCGAGCTCCGCGTTCGGGTGGAACCTTCCCTGGAGGACGTGGCCACGGGCAGCCTGGAGCTGGGCGTGGTGCCGTCGGGCGAAGGGCACGTGGACATCGCCCTGGACACGTCGCTGAACTGCGTGGACGCGCGCACGCTGAAGGCGCGGATGTTCCTGGAGACACTGGGCGGCGAGGCACTGGACTCGGCGGTGGTGCCGGTACCCGGGACGTGGCGCCCCGCGCTCCCGCAGTCCTGCACCGTCGAGTCCTACCGCGTGCGCGGCGAGCTCTTCGATGACAGTGAGGGGCCGGTGCGAGAGGGTGGCCGTGCCCAGGCGGAGATTCCCAACCAGCCCCTGCCGGCGCGGCTGGGAGAACTCGAAGCCGGGGCACTGGTGGCACGCTGTGGCGAAGGCGCGAGCGCCACGCTGACGCAGACGATTCCGGCCAATGCCTGCGGCGATGTGGCCATCTCCTGGTCGCAGGTGGCGGGGCCCGCGCTGTCAGAGGTCTCCCTGGCGGGCCCGAGCGTCACGGTGAGCACGCAAGAGACAGGGCTGGAGGCGCTGGTGGGCCAGGCCATCACCCTGCGCGTCCTCGCCGACGCGGGCGGCAGCAACACCGCGACCACGGATTACGTGCTGCCAATCACCTCCGAGCGCTTCGTGGACGTGCGTCACGCGATGGAGTCGCCCACGGCGTCGGAGAAGGGGCTGGTGGGCGTGGTGGTGGAACTGCGCAACACCTCCGAATGCGAGGTCGGTGGCCTCCGCTACCTGGAGAACGTGGACGGGTTGGAGTGGGTGCCCGGCAGCGTGAAGCTGGACGGCGTCGCGGTGGAGGCGCAGGCGATGGACGGTGGCTTCCGGGTGGAGGACATCCGGCTGCCCGCGCAGGGCACGCGGACGCTGACGTACGTGGGCCGCTCGCCGCTGCTGTCCACGCCGCGGCTGGGCGGGGAGATGACCCTCAACGGCGTGCCCGTTTCGGGGGATGCCTCGGTGCCGCCTCCGACGTCGGGATGCGGCTGCTCGGGAGGTGGTTCGGGCGCTGCTGTCTTCGGGCTGGCGGCGCTGGCGCGGGTGCTGCGCCGCCGGAAGTAG
- a CDS encoding saccharopine dehydrogenase family protein: protein MNTPATEFDIIVWGATGFTGRLVAEYLARTQDSHRARWALAGRDLGKLEKVRQGLAAIAPSFAELPLLVADARDAASLDALVPRTRVVCTTVGPYARYGSELVAACVRAGVSYCDLTGEVQWMRRMIDAHHEQARQSGARIVHTCGFDSIPSDLGVLMMQEHMRERHGGHLDALRLYMGPMRGGASGGTAASMVQALEEASTDRSVRRIMAHPHALDPVPGRWPPESKDELGVHYSQELGQWTGPFFMATVNTRVVRRSNALLGHPWGERFRYTEVASYGAGPKGLLRATGVTVGLGGVVAAMQVKPLRTLLEKKVLPAPGEGPSPEAREKGFFVAQLRGEGNSPHTGKQVRLKGKVAAQGDPGYAATSRMLAESALCLAFDDNPTTGGVLTPASAMGMRLVERLRRAGMTFQVEELST, encoded by the coding sequence ATGAACACCCCCGCCACGGAGTTCGACATCATCGTCTGGGGCGCCACCGGCTTCACCGGGCGCCTGGTCGCCGAATATCTCGCCAGGACCCAGGACAGCCACCGCGCGCGGTGGGCCCTGGCGGGGCGCGACCTCGGCAAGCTGGAGAAGGTCCGGCAGGGGCTGGCGGCGATTGCGCCCTCCTTCGCGGAGCTGCCGCTGCTCGTCGCGGACGCGCGCGACGCCGCGTCACTGGATGCCCTGGTCCCTCGCACCCGCGTGGTCTGCACCACGGTGGGCCCTTACGCACGTTACGGCAGCGAGCTCGTCGCCGCGTGTGTCCGGGCTGGCGTCAGCTACTGCGACCTGACGGGTGAAGTGCAGTGGATGCGGCGGATGATTGACGCCCACCACGAGCAGGCGCGTCAGAGCGGCGCACGCATCGTCCACACCTGTGGCTTCGACTCGATTCCGTCGGACCTGGGAGTGTTGATGATGCAGGAACACATGCGGGAGCGCCACGGCGGCCACCTGGACGCCCTTCGCCTCTACATGGGCCCCATGCGTGGTGGCGCCAGTGGCGGCACGGCGGCCAGCATGGTGCAGGCCCTGGAGGAAGCTTCGACGGACCGCTCGGTGCGGCGAATCATGGCCCACCCGCATGCGCTGGACCCCGTCCCAGGACGCTGGCCGCCCGAGTCCAAGGACGAGTTGGGCGTCCACTACAGCCAGGAGCTGGGCCAGTGGACCGGCCCGTTCTTCATGGCGACCGTGAACACGCGCGTCGTCCGGCGCAGCAACGCGCTGCTCGGCCACCCCTGGGGAGAGCGCTTCCGTTACACGGAGGTCGCCAGCTATGGCGCCGGGCCCAAGGGCCTGCTGCGCGCCACGGGCGTCACCGTGGGCCTGGGGGGTGTTGTCGCCGCGATGCAGGTGAAGCCCCTGCGCACGCTGCTGGAGAAGAAGGTCCTGCCCGCGCCGGGTGAAGGCCCGTCTCCGGAGGCCCGGGAGAAAGGCTTCTTCGTCGCGCAGCTTCGCGGCGAAGGCAACTCTCCCCACACCGGCAAGCAGGTGCGGCTGAAAGGCAAGGTCGCGGCGCAGGGAGACCCGGGCTACGCGGCCACGTCGCGGATGCTCGCCGAGTCCGCGCTGTGCCTCGCCTTCGACGACAATCCGACCACGGGCGGCGTGCTCACCCCGGCCTCCGCCATGGGCATGCGGCTGGTGGAGCGGCTGCGCCGCGCGGGCATGACGTTCCAGGTGGAGGAGCTGTCCACCTGA
- a CDS encoding flagellar motor protein — protein sequence MMRMLACLFAAAMLVPLSTWAQALSQDTPSQASTIAGRVCQDVDGDGLCGAEEPGLPDVRLVLTTGRDVRTDARGRFHITGVDARVPDAVGGLHLRPGRQRLKVDTRSLPVSSRVSPEAATVEVPWGAVVLQDFAVRSIPVEAAPVRLSFTEAPPMAEVAPGQGVVRFRVAGQASAGDAVTVSGVAAQVDAKGAWQAQVPLVAGENQLSITATGAQGTVRLYRQRVDVVPRDGGWLVAPRPMLPLATLQMPAGRDAPAASGASRVQVEAPVGTRVRTPEGEVVVGPEGRVDVLVVLSPGRNQVPVRLSLPDAPPRDETLEIAAAVRPFAVGLLDLEATYAPRNGDVQLRGRGSAHAELRLGAVDLVGELDLRDTDGRTLNGASLPDWLRPRMPERFDRAADPDLAPAEWGDDSVSLTPNASEARLRFEARHAEHGRAGLGTYRAQLHDREVGRYHRPLFGPYAEVHAGEEAARVGVKAFGGSLTDPVRQVSAVPAHEELRATGGSLYYLGAASVAEGSELVRVELRDGVTGLPLGERHLIRGIDYDIDYFAGRILLARPLSFLAGEAWLRTSAPTESPEPVLVVDYAALRNADAGDTAGGEVWGEWRGSRLGLGAVREGREGRPYTLYTGRASTALGGYRMAAEVASSRGTAVDASFFGVSDDGGLSFIRPRPDMGSGAEAVSLQLSGPGLHGEGSVDAAFRLRGRGFSDGAHTDAARFRQSSLRVSQPLGRLRLTLLADERRSADPREPFVDSPFSARVLAAGVGWEESRWGVRAEVRDSRLNAARVAGVGPTLFGGRTSAGVAGSLRVFERLQLRAAHRQALALHGEGPGRFDDTFTSAGVDVEVDRTTRAGVFGGWGPELGPRAWANVESRRGQDVFYGGYSVDVDGPDFGAGRTLTGARTELPESGTALFVEDVGSHDATAVRLARAVGFQQLVTGGFSVGARYERGVRSLLDVDSPLRREAGGVFGQLVLARLRLDGRVELRREEGTSERGAATAVDRLQAVVALAAQAQLLEDVTASGRVDFARTVNADVLETRLVEGYAAVAWRPGPWLVVARYGITRELLPGVRSAFGDRALQTLSLLPAVRLGDRLSVAAGLHAGHTRAEDSGRWVWTGTIRPAVRIVGGLELGAELARRTASPEGERLTALRAEVAYRVDERLRLATGYTLLGFSGLGLSPDSSDNQDRLYLRAEVAY from the coding sequence ATGATGCGCATGTTGGCCTGCCTGTTCGCCGCCGCGATGCTGGTGCCGCTGAGCACCTGGGCGCAGGCGCTGTCGCAGGACACACCGTCGCAGGCCTCCACCATCGCGGGCCGGGTGTGCCAGGACGTGGACGGCGATGGGCTGTGCGGCGCAGAGGAGCCGGGCCTGCCAGACGTGCGGTTGGTGCTCACCACCGGCCGCGATGTCCGCACGGACGCGCGGGGCCGCTTCCACATCACCGGCGTCGATGCCCGCGTGCCGGATGCGGTGGGTGGGCTGCACTTGCGGCCAGGGCGTCAGCGGTTGAAGGTGGATACGCGCTCGTTGCCGGTCTCCAGCCGGGTCAGCCCGGAGGCGGCGACGGTCGAGGTTCCCTGGGGCGCCGTCGTCCTCCAGGACTTCGCCGTGCGCAGCATCCCGGTGGAAGCCGCGCCCGTGCGGCTCTCCTTTACCGAGGCACCGCCCATGGCGGAAGTCGCGCCAGGGCAGGGCGTCGTGCGCTTCCGTGTCGCAGGACAGGCCTCCGCGGGCGACGCCGTCACCGTGTCGGGTGTGGCGGCCCAGGTGGATGCGAAGGGCGCATGGCAGGCGCAGGTGCCGCTCGTCGCGGGAGAGAACCAACTCTCCATCACCGCCACGGGGGCCCAGGGCACGGTGCGCCTGTACCGCCAGCGCGTGGACGTGGTGCCGCGTGACGGCGGCTGGCTGGTGGCCCCCAGACCGATGCTGCCCCTCGCCACGCTCCAGATGCCCGCGGGCCGTGACGCGCCCGCGGCCAGTGGCGCCTCCCGCGTGCAGGTCGAGGCGCCCGTGGGTACGCGCGTCCGCACGCCCGAGGGCGAAGTCGTGGTGGGGCCCGAAGGCCGTGTGGATGTCCTGGTGGTGCTGTCCCCGGGGCGCAACCAGGTGCCCGTGCGGTTGTCGCTGCCGGATGCTCCGCCTCGTGACGAGACGCTGGAGATTGCCGCCGCGGTACGCCCCTTCGCCGTGGGCCTGCTGGACCTGGAGGCCACCTATGCGCCGCGAAATGGCGACGTGCAGCTGCGGGGACGAGGCTCTGCTCACGCGGAGCTCCGGCTGGGCGCGGTGGACCTGGTGGGCGAGCTGGACCTGCGCGACACGGATGGCCGCACGCTGAACGGTGCCAGCCTGCCGGACTGGCTCCGCCCGCGCATGCCGGAGCGCTTCGACCGCGCCGCCGACCCGGACCTCGCGCCCGCGGAGTGGGGCGACGACTCGGTGTCACTGACGCCCAATGCCTCGGAGGCACGTCTTCGGTTTGAGGCGCGCCACGCGGAGCACGGCCGCGCGGGCCTGGGCACCTATCGCGCGCAGCTTCACGACCGTGAGGTGGGCCGTTATCACCGTCCGCTCTTCGGCCCCTACGCGGAGGTTCATGCCGGCGAGGAGGCGGCGCGCGTGGGCGTGAAGGCGTTTGGCGGGAGCCTGACGGACCCGGTGCGGCAGGTGTCCGCGGTGCCCGCGCACGAGGAACTGCGCGCCACGGGCGGAAGCCTTTACTACCTGGGCGCGGCATCGGTGGCGGAGGGCTCCGAGTTGGTGCGCGTGGAGCTGCGGGATGGCGTCACCGGTCTGCCGCTGGGCGAGCGGCACCTCATTCGCGGCATCGACTACGACATCGACTACTTCGCCGGCCGCATCCTCCTGGCGCGTCCGCTCTCCTTCCTCGCGGGCGAAGCCTGGCTGCGGACCAGCGCGCCCACGGAGTCACCCGAGCCGGTGCTGGTGGTGGACTACGCCGCGCTGCGGAACGCGGACGCGGGCGACACGGCGGGCGGTGAGGTGTGGGGCGAGTGGCGCGGCTCGCGGCTGGGACTGGGCGCGGTACGCGAGGGCCGGGAGGGACGGCCGTACACGCTCTACACGGGACGCGCGAGCACGGCGCTCGGTGGTTACCGCATGGCGGCGGAAGTCGCGTCCAGCCGTGGCACCGCCGTGGATGCTTCGTTCTTCGGCGTCTCGGATGACGGTGGCCTCAGCTTCATCCGTCCCCGACCGGACATGGGCAGCGGCGCGGAGGCCGTGAGTCTCCAGCTCTCAGGCCCCGGGCTTCACGGCGAGGGCTCCGTGGACGCGGCGTTCCGCCTGCGCGGGCGGGGCTTCTCCGATGGCGCGCATACCGACGCGGCGCGCTTCCGGCAGTCGTCACTCCGTGTGAGTCAGCCGTTGGGCCGGCTCCGGTTGACGTTGCTGGCGGACGAGCGGCGCTCGGCTGACCCGCGTGAACCCTTCGTGGACAGCCCGTTCTCCGCTCGCGTCCTGGCCGCGGGTGTTGGTTGGGAGGAGTCGCGCTGGGGCGTGCGCGCGGAGGTTCGCGACTCGCGGTTGAACGCGGCGCGGGTGGCGGGCGTGGGGCCCACGCTCTTCGGTGGTCGCACCTCCGCGGGTGTGGCGGGCTCGCTGCGGGTGTTCGAGCGGCTTCAGCTCCGCGCCGCGCACCGTCAGGCCCTGGCCCTGCATGGCGAAGGGCCCGGACGCTTCGATGACACCTTCACGTCCGCGGGCGTGGATGTCGAGGTGGACCGGACCACGCGCGCAGGGGTGTTCGGAGGCTGGGGGCCGGAGCTGGGCCCCCGGGCGTGGGCCAACGTCGAGTCGCGGCGGGGCCAGGACGTGTTCTACGGCGGATACTCCGTCGACGTGGACGGCCCTGACTTCGGCGCGGGACGGACGCTGACGGGCGCCCGCACGGAGCTGCCCGAGAGTGGCACCGCGCTCTTCGTGGAGGATGTGGGCTCGCACGACGCGACGGCCGTGCGGCTGGCTCGCGCCGTGGGCTTCCAGCAACTGGTGACGGGCGGTTTCAGCGTGGGCGCGCGCTACGAGCGCGGCGTGCGCAGCCTGTTGGACGTGGACAGCCCGCTGCGGCGCGAGGCGGGCGGTGTCTTCGGGCAGCTCGTCCTGGCGCGCTTGCGGCTGGACGGGCGTGTGGAGCTTCGCCGGGAGGAGGGCACGTCGGAGCGAGGCGCGGCCACCGCGGTGGACCGCCTGCAGGCGGTGGTGGCACTGGCCGCGCAGGCGCAGTTGCTGGAGGACGTGACGGCCTCCGGGCGGGTGGACTTCGCGCGCACCGTCAACGCGGACGTGCTGGAGACGCGGCTGGTGGAAGGCTACGCCGCGGTGGCGTGGCGGCCGGGGCCCTGGCTGGTGGTTGCTCGTTACGGCATCACCCGCGAGCTGTTGCCCGGCGTCCGGTCCGCCTTTGGAGACCGGGCCTTGCAGACCCTCTCCCTCTTGCCGGCGGTGCGCCTGGGCGACCGGCTCTCCGTGGCGGCGGGTCTGCATGCGGGGCACACCCGGGCGGAGGACTCGGGGCGTTGGGTGTGGACGGGCACCATCCGTCCCGCGGTACGAATCGTGGGCGGTCTGGAGCTGGGGGCCGAGCTGGCACGGCGAACGGCGTCTCCCGAAGGCGAGCGGCTGACCGCGCTCCGTGCGGAAGTCGCCTATCGGGTCGATGAACGGCTGCGCTTGGCCACCGGGTACACACTCCTGGGCTTCAGCGGCTTGGGTTTGTCCCCCGACTCGTCGGACAATCAGGACCGGCTCTATCTGCGAGCCGAAGTGGCCTACTAG
- a CDS encoding VOC family protein — MDVQGFHHVAIQARDIECVTGFYRDLLGFPELTRHLRPDGSLRSIWVGVPGGGFLAIEAADGELVSTPFRHEAPGLLLLAFRISKAARAEVVDTFTRAGVPLEHETRWSVYVRDPEGNRVALSHHPED, encoded by the coding sequence ATGGACGTTCAGGGCTTCCACCACGTGGCCATCCAGGCGCGGGACATCGAGTGTGTCACCGGCTTCTACAGAGACCTGCTGGGCTTTCCGGAGTTGACCCGTCATCTCCGCCCGGACGGCTCCCTGCGGAGCATCTGGGTGGGCGTGCCTGGGGGCGGCTTCCTGGCCATCGAGGCGGCGGACGGCGAGCTCGTCTCCACTCCCTTCCGCCATGAGGCGCCGGGCCTCCTGCTGCTGGCGTTCCGGATCTCGAAGGCTGCTCGAGCGGAGGTGGTCGACACCTTCACCCGCGCGGGTGTGCCGCTGGAACACGAGACGCGGTGGTCGGTGTACGTCCGGGACCCCGAAGGCAACCGCGTGGCGCTCAGTCATCACCCGGAGGACTAG